From a region of the Lactuca sativa cultivar Salinas chromosome 4, Lsat_Salinas_v11, whole genome shotgun sequence genome:
- the LOC111917253 gene encoding general transcription and DNA repair factor IIH subunit TFB2, with the protein MPQVKIIAKNFMDMVSSLPAMKLDKLYENAFICEAILRSLPPLAKKYVLQLLYIDVPVSASSLQEWVLVDGASKHRVAVDRLIQLRVFTETVDRKKEATYRLNLMFQMNLRKHVVHGGVLPREPMAANITVRLPSLEELDNYAGQQWECFLLHLINSAEVEVTTKSISPSMMKVFQRGLLSQRDNEGSRLTESGFQFLLMDTNAQLWYIIREYISNSEDRGVDSADLISFLLELSFHVTGEAYNMNTLDEIQRITVKDLADLGLIKLQQGRKDSWFIPTKLATNLSISLSDASSRKQGYVVVETNFRLYAYSTSKLHCEILRLFARVEYQLPNLIVGSITKENLYKAFSNGITADQIISFLQQNAHPRVAEKVPSVPENVTDQIRLWESDLNRVEMTPAHFFDDFPSRDVFEAACDFAREYSSLLWEDSKKMQLIVKTDIYAHMKEFLSHQK; encoded by the exons ATGCCTCAAGTGAAGATTATAGCTAAGAATTTCATGGACATGGTGTCTTCCTTACCTGCCATGAAGCTCGACAAGCTATACGAGAATGCCTTCATTTGTGAAGCTATTCTCAG GTCTTTGCCACCATTGGCCAAAAAGTATGTTCTCCAGTTGTTGTACATAGATGTGCCTGTGTCAGCCAGTTCATTGCAAGAATGGGTTCTTGTTGATGGTGCTTCAAAGCATAGAGTTGCTGTTGATAGACTCATTCAATTGAGAGTATTTACTGAAACTGTTGATAG GAAGAAGGAAGCCACTTACAGGTTAAACCTGATGTTTCAGATGAACCTTCGGAAGCATGTTGTTCATGG TGGTGTGTTGCCGAGAGAACCTATGGCTGCAAATATAACAGTAAGACTCCCAAGCTTAGAGGAGTTAGACAACTATGCTGGTCAACAATGGGAG TGTTTCTTGCTGCATCTCATAAACTCTGCTGAAGTTGAGGTTACAACAAAGAGCATCAGTCCTTCCATGATGAAAGTCTTCCAACGAGGCCTTTTAAGTCAAAG GGACAATGAAGGTTCTCGGCTCACAGAAAGTGGTTTTCAGTTCCTG CTAATGGATACTAATGCACAACTCTGGTATATCATCAGGGAGTATATCAGTAATTCTGag GACAGAGGAGTGGACTCTGCAGATCTGATCTCATTTCTGCTAGAACTTAGCTTTCATGTTACTGGCGAG GCATATAATATGAACACTTTAGACGAGATACAAAGGATAACAGTTAAAGACCTTGCAGACTTGGGACTCATCAAACTCCAACAG GGGAGGAAAGATAGTTGGTTCATTCCTACAAAATTGGCTACCAATCTCTCTATTAGCCTATCAGATGCATCATCAAGGAAACAG GGATATGTTGTTGTGGAAACCAACTTCAGGCTCTATGCCTACTCAACCTCTAAGTTACATTGTGAAATCTTAAGACTCTTTGCAAG GGTAGAATATCAACTTCCTAACCTGATTGTTGGATCCATTACAAAAGAGAACCTCTACAAAGCCTTTTCAAATGGCATTACAGCAGACCAG ATAATTTCATTTCTTCAGCAGAATGCTCATCCTCGTGTTGCAGAAAAAGTGCCATCTGTACCTGAAAATGTCACAGACCAG ATAAGGCTGTGGGAATCAGATCTAAACAGGGTAGAGATGACACCTGCTCATTTCTTCGATGATTTCCCATCAAGG gatGTGTTTGAAGCAGCTTGCGACTTTGCAAGAGAATACAGCAGTTTGCTATGGGAAGACTCGAAGAAGATGCAACTTATAGTCAAAACTGACATTTATgcacacatgaaagaatttctcAGCCATCAAAAATAG
- the LOC111917245 gene encoding E3 ubiquitin-protein ligase AIRP2: protein MYVGSMRKSFKDSLKLLEADIQHANTLASDFPREYDGACVQMRMSYSPAAQFFLFFVQWSDCHLAGALGLLRILIFQVYADGTTTMSTHERKASIREFYGIIYPSLMQLQSGVSDSEEKKQKKVCMERYKKREDEDYNRCSDVDIEREEECGICMEMNGKLVLPKCNHAMCSNCYNDWRTRSLSCPFCRVSLKRVDSGELWVYVDYKETIDMATITRENLKRLFMYIDKLPLVVPDSNFDTYDSHLM, encoded by the exons ATGTATGTGGGATCAATGAGAAAATCGTTCAAGGATTCTCTCAAACTCCTTGAAGCAGATATTCAACATGCTAATACTCT GGCATCTGATTTCCCAAGGGAGTATGATGGTGCCTGTGTTCAGATGAGAATGTCTTATAGCCCGGCTGCACAGTTCTTTCTTTTCTTCGTTCAATGGTCTGATTGCCACCTGGCCGGTGCTCTTGGACTCTTGCGGATCCTGATTTTTCAG GTTTATGCAGATGGCACCACCACCATGTCTACTCATGAAAGGAAGGCTAGCATAAGAGAATTCTATG GTATTATATATCCATCTTTGATGCAACTTCAAAGTGGTGTGAGTGATTCGGAAGAGAAAAAACAGAAGAAGGTATGCATGGAAAGGTATAAGAAAAGAGAAGATGAAGATTATAATCGATGTTCTGATGTTGACATTGAACGTGAAGAAGAATGTGGTATTTGCATGGAGATGAATGGCAAACTTGTTTTACCAAAATGTAACCATGCCATGTGCTCAAACTGCTATAACGATTG GCGTACAAGGTCGCTATCATGCCCGTTTTGCCGGGTGAGTCTAAAGCGAGTTGACTCGGGGGAGTTGTGGGTGTATGTTGACTATAAGGAAACAATTGACATGGCCACAATAACAAGAGAAAATCTGAAAAGATTGTTCATGTATATAGACAAGCTGCCTCTTGTTGTCCCTGACTCAAATTTTGACACCTATGATTCGCATTTGATGTAA